CGCCGCCGACTCCGGTGACGATTTCAGTGACGTCGAGGCCATTCTCAAGAAGCACGGCATCTGACCGGGGAGGCTCCCGGAGCCCCGTCCGTCTCAGGGGGTGGACGTTTGCCGGGAATCTGACGAACTGGCCCCGCCGGGACGCGTGTTGGTTGTTCGGCGGACCGTGGCCTGCGTCATGATCACCCCGAGATGCTCGATACCTCACGGGGCACAAATCCCGCACCCACCGAAGAGCCGCGCGGTTGTCTGTTCGCGCTCTCCCAGCCGCCCTTGATGATCTTCCTGGCGGTGATCGGCACCCTGCTGCTGATGGCGGCGGTACACGATCTGTTCCTCCTGTGACGCTCAGCCGGCCGCTTCCTTGCGGCGTGCCCGGTAGGCGGCCACGTGGAGCCTGTTGCCGCAGGTGCGGCTGTCGCAGTAACGGCGGGAGCGGTTGCGCGACAGGTCGACGAAGGCGTGCCCGCAGTCCGGCGCCTCGCAGCGCCGCAGCCGCTCCTGTTCGCCCGCCACCACGATGAACGCCAGCGCCATGCCGCAGTCGGCGGCGAGATGGTCGGCCACCGACGCGTCCGGCGCGAAGTAGTGCACGTGCCAGTCGTAGCCGTCGTGATCCGTCAGCTGCGGGGTCGTGCCTGCGGCGGCGACCAGCCGGTTGATCAGCTCGGAGGCCTCATGGGGACCGGAGGCGGCGAACACCTCGGCCAGACGCGTACGTACCTCCTGTACGGCCCGCAGATCGCGGGGGCCGAGTTCTCCCACGCCGCTCACGCGGTGGGTCCGTGCGAAGCCGTACAGGGCCTCGACATCGGCGAGCCCGTCAGCGCCGCCGGCCTCGGGGACCGTGTTCACGAGACTGACGACGGTCTCGAGGGCGTTTCGGGTGTCGTGGGGGATCTGCACGATTGGCTCCCTGGCCTGCTGCGGACCGGTGCCCGCCGGGTTCCGCAGATCCTAGGGGTGTTTCGCGGTCGAAGGGTCCGGGAATGCGGCGACGCCGTCGCCGCGGTGGTTCCGCGGCGACGGCGTCGCTGTCCGCCGTATGTGGTTGTCCGCACGGCGCCGTCTCCCCGAGTCGGACGACGCCGAGCAGTTCTCGGGCTGGCTCAGCTGTCGGCCAGGATGTGGGAAAGCTCGGTGTCGAGGTCGAAGTGGCGATGCTCGGTACCGGGTGGCACCGCGGCGTCGGTTCGCTTGAGGAAGGATTCCAGGGCTCGCGCCGGTGCCTCCAGCAGGGCTTCTCCCTCCGGAGAGCTGAGTGCGATGCAGACGACGCCCTGGCCCTGGCTGCGTGAGGGCCAGACTCTGACGTCGCCCGTGCCGGTGGGCCGGTGCAGCCCCTCGGCCAGAAGGTCGCGGGCGAACACCCACTCGACCGTCTCCTCGGCTCCGGTGTGGAAGGTGGCGTGCACGGCATAGGGATCGGCCGTGTCATACCGCAGGCCCGCGGGTACAGGCAGTGAGGACTCGCTCGATACAACGAGGCGCAGGTGCAGCTCGCAGCTGACCGTGGTGTTCATAAGCGCCAGGGCCTTTCGCTCAGTGTGCGCTCGGGGATTCGCACGTCGGCGAAATCGACATGCCACCTACGGTGCCGTTGTAAACCCCTCTGTCTGTTTTGTGATCCTTCAGGTAGCTCGTACAGCGGTGCGTAACTTCGACTTATGCCGCCATTCCGGTGACGACTCGGCGTCGGGTAGGTTGGGAGTCATGCATGCGGAGAGTGACGGGCGGGGGGATGTCGTCGTACCGACGGCAGAGAAATCCGCTGGAGAATTGACTGCGGAGCCGGCTGAGCGTGAGCTCGGCTCACGTGCTCCCGGCTTTATCAAGAGTTCGAAGACGCTTCATGTGAGCTGGCAGGTCGGGGTATTCGTCGTCGGGCTCGCGGTGGTCGTTGCGGGTGTGGCGATGCTGGTGCTGCCGGGTCCCGGCTGGCTGGTGATCTTCGGCGGTATGGCGATCTGGGCGACCGAATTCGTCTGGGCACAACTGGTGCTCCGGTGGACGCGGCGCAAGGTCACCGAAGCGGCGCAGAAAGCGCTCGATCCCAAGGTCCGGCGGCGCAACATCATCCTCACCACGGTCGGTCTGGTGATCATCGCGGTGCTGGTCGGCATTTACCTCTGGGAGTTCGGATTGACCATGCCGTGGAAGATCGACGAGTGACCGGGGGAGCGGTCCGGACGGGCAACTGACATGGGGTAATGTTCGCTCTGCGTCCGGGCGATTAGC
This window of the Streptomyces niveus genome carries:
- a CDS encoding CGNR zinc finger domain-containing protein codes for the protein MQIPHDTRNALETVVSLVNTVPEAGGADGLADVEALYGFARTHRVSGVGELGPRDLRAVQEVRTRLAEVFAASGPHEASELINRLVAAAGTTPQLTDHDGYDWHVHYFAPDASVADHLAADCGMALAFIVVAGEQERLRRCEAPDCGHAFVDLSRNRSRRYCDSRTCGNRLHVAAYRARRKEAAG
- a CDS encoding SsgA family sporulation/cell division regulator, with product MNTTVSCELHLRLVVSSESSLPVPAGLRYDTADPYAVHATFHTGAEETVEWVFARDLLAEGLHRPTGTGDVRVWPSRSQGQGVVCIALSSPEGEALLEAPARALESFLKRTDAAVPPGTEHRHFDLDTELSHILADS
- a CDS encoding TIGR02611 family protein, with amino-acid sequence MHAESDGRGDVVVPTAEKSAGELTAEPAERELGSRAPGFIKSSKTLHVSWQVGVFVVGLAVVVAGVAMLVLPGPGWLVIFGGMAIWATEFVWAQLVLRWTRRKVTEAAQKALDPKVRRRNIILTTVGLVIIAVLVGIYLWEFGLTMPWKIDE